From the genome of Biomphalaria glabrata chromosome 1, xgBioGlab47.1, whole genome shotgun sequence, one region includes:
- the LOC106051003 gene encoding protein FAM81A-like, with the protein MSLRRANLPILRAPWDTTHEYNAISVGSPRQLLTADQQQQQPRQITEIVPVRNDLPSRIDSIEDRLSMQERNTQALIDKAFKIKEDVIESLNFTQGSWNEEKQARALLQEHIRTITSVVNKLNGDIAALESSIKNRDTAHVTTNNAVKNLEVHHVQSLTDLRGRIVRCDSSISKLSADVRSCFESIKQLSHQQQEIQSRMMDRMHGIEAQLVALNSNIERSHGESRLKIQHLEGDTNTQMSMIDAKTRQLIDDLKANLITMQSTFDTERERLEQRLLSAVDKAEANNDLTVEKIMKKIDDGQYVTDARIIKLEASLLESRTYFDNTQSSSDGKYLAKLEKTVYRHTEEIAKLKKECREGFSTVHESISNMKTVVEGKRKLLEDQLRKEIGQLRKMVVLV; encoded by the exons ATGTCGCTGCGTAGGGCCAACCTTCCTATTCTTAGAGCCCCTTGGGACACAACTCATGAGTACAATGCCATCTCTGTTGGAAGCCCCAGACAGCTTTTAACAGCAGaccagcagcagcagcagccaAGACAGATCACTGAAATTGTGCCAGTTAGAAATGATCTACCTTCCAGAATAGACAGCATTGAAGACAGACTTTCTATGCAAGAACGGAACACGCAG GCTCTGATTGACAAAGCCTTCAAGATTAAAGAGGATGTGATTGAGAGCCTAAATTTTACCCAAGGTTCATGGAATGAAGAGAAGCAGGCTCGAGCTTTGTTACAGGAACATATTCGTACAATCACTTCTGTAGTAAACAAACTAAATGGAGACATAGCA GCTCTAGAATCATCCATAAAAAATCGTGATACTGCTCATGTGACAACAAATAATGCTGTGAAAAATTTGGAAGTTCACCATGTTCAGTCCCTAACAGACTTGCGAGGGAGGATAGTTCGTTGTGACAGTTCTATTTCTAAGTTAAGCGCTGATGTCCGCTCATGTTTTGAATCCATCAAGCAACTTTCTCATCAACAGCAAGAAATACAGAGTCGTATGATGGACAGAATGCATGGCATTGAAGCCCAG CTGGTGGCTCTCAACAGTAACATAGAAAGAAGTCACGGTGAGAGCAGGTTAAAAATTCAACACTTAGAAGGAGACACCAACACCCAGATGTCAATGATTGACGCTAAAACACGCCAGCTGATTGATGACTTGAAAGCCAATCTGATCACAATGCAGAGTACTTTTGACACTGAGAGGGAAAGGTTAGAACAACGTCTGCTCAGCGCCGTCGACAAAGCAGAAGCAAACAATGATCTCACAGTG GaaaaaatcatgaaaaaaaTAGACGATGGTCAGTATGTGACTGATGCAAGAATAATTAAACTTGAAGCATCACTTCTGGAATCTCGTACCTATTTCGATAACACACAGTCG TCATCTGATGGAAAGTATTTGGCCAAGCTGGAGAAAACTGTTTATAGACACACCGAGGAAATCGCTAAACTCAAGAAAGAGTGTAGAGAAGGTTTCTCAACTGTCCATGAAAGTATCAGCAACATGAAAACAGTAGTAGAGGGAAAGCGCAAACTTTTGGAAGACCAGCTCAGGAAAGAGATTGGACAGTTGCGTAAAATGGTAGTCCTTGTTTAA